The genomic DNA gcggggccggggccggtgcaGGGCACCAACATGGGCAACATGCAGGCGCGGAAAACCAGCTCCTCCGTCAGGGGGGCCACCACCTGGTTCCGCAGCCAGCGGACGTCGGCCAGGCAGAGCGCCCAGAAACGGGGgtctgcgggggggggacaccccaaaaatcATAGAAACTCCACCTCGGGGTTCCCTGACCTGACAGGGCTGCTCGCGAGGTGGGAAAGGGGAGTGGGGAGAggccgggacaccccccccccccccccagcctgaaAGTTGCTGCTGGGATTTATCTGCACCCCAAAAGTTGCTGCTGGCCCCCCAAAAAGCCCCCCCCCCTGCTTGGGAAAACTTAaggaaccccccaaaacccactaAAGCCCCCCCAGTGTACCCCCAGACCCCTCAAAGCCCACcactccccccaaatcccccccagacccccccaaaacccaccagcaccccccaaaacccaccacagGCCCTCCCAGAGCCCCAAAACCCACCACTGCCCCCCCAAagtcccccccaaccccccaaaacacaacaaagcccccccagaccccccaaaacccaccaatgcccccccaaacaaaccaaaggCCCCCCAAAGTCCCTCCCTGACCTTCCAAAACGCACCAAAggccccccagacccccccaaaacccaccaccgccccccaaatcccccccagacccctcaaaAACCCACCACTGCCCCCACAAAgtcccccctgaccccccccaaacacaccactgcccccccccaagccccccctgCTCAGAACCCCTTAAAgaaccccccaaaacctgccaaaGCCCCCCTCGACCCCCCAAACACATCAAAGACCCCTTCAAGCCCCCCCCCTGCTTGGGACCCTTCATGGAACACCCCAAAACCCGTCAAAGCCCCCCAGTGtcctcccagaccccccaaaaCTCGCCActacccccccaaatccccccccagacTCCCCAAAACCCACCAGTGCCACCCCAAATTCTCCCCCCCCGCTTGGGACCCCTTACGGAACCCCCCCAAACCCATCAAAGCCCCCCACtatccccccagaacccccaaaacccatcactgcccccccccccccattccaccactgcccccccccaaaccccctcccttccttggggaccccccccccttgcccccccccccccccccctcaccaaAAGCCACCCTGAGCCCATCGAGCCAGCGCCAGGGACAGTCCATGGAGAGTTGGATGAGGGGCCCCAAAAACAGGATCTGGGGGAGAcggtgggtggggggggggggtcagggggggctttgggggggccggttccccccccccgaacccccagACCCACCATGGtgagcagcagcggcagcagcgtgGCCGGCACCAGCCCCTCCAGGCGCAGCCCCAGCAGCGTCGGGAGGGGGGTGTCGGGCttggagggtaaaaaaaaaaaaaaaggggggggttcAGAACCATGAGGTGTCCCCCCCCACAATAAATTGGggttccccaccccccccaaactgACCTTGACCCCCGTCAGCTCCTTCCAGAGCCACACGAAGGCCGGGGAGAGCCCCGAGACCACCAGGACGCTGGTGAAACGGCGCTTGATGACGGACGGGTggtccctggggggggcgggggggtgtcagcgaggggggacacccccccataGGGCCCCCCAGGatcccaccactccccccccacccctcgccACCCCACAAAGATTCCCGAGTGCTGTCAATgcaccccagacccccccgccccaaaatCTCCTCAGGGGCCTCAACACCCCCCCAAAAACGCTCCAGACCCCCCCGAGGAATCCTTGagaccccccccaagccccccccggATCCTTGAGACCCCCCAAACTCCCTCCAGGAACCCTCCAGACCCCCCAGATCGCCCCCAAGCACCATTCAGACCCCCCCAGGaatcccccagaccccccccaaactcccccaggtacccccagacaccccccatGTACCCTTCAGAccccccaggctccccccaggatcccccagaccccccccaacaTCCTTcagaccccccagaccccccaggtacccccagaccccccccaaactcccccaggtacccccagacaccccccatGTACCCTTCAGAccccccaggctccccccaggatcccccagacccccccccaacatccttcagaccccccaaaccccccccaggtACCCTTcagaccccccagacccccccaggtacccccagacacccccaaacccccccaggtaCCCTTCATACCCCCCCCAACATCCTTcagaccccccaaacccccccaggtacccccaggccccccccaagtacccttcaggccccccaaacccccccataaccccccccgGTACCCTTCagacccccagacccccccattcccccccaggTACCcttcagacccccccaaaccccccagacccccccaggtACCCTTCagacccccagacccccccattcccccccataccccccccggTACCCTTcagacccccctgacccccccagaccTCCCCCAGGTACCcttcagacccccccaaaccccccccgaccccccccgggTACCcttcagacccccccaaacccccccagaccccccccgggTACCCTTcagaccccccaaacccccccagaccccccccgggTACCcttcagacccccccaaacccccccagaccccccccgggTACCCTTcagacccccctgacccccccataaccccccccgGTACCCTTcagaccccccagacccccccattaCCCCCCAGGTACCcttcagacccccccaaacccccccagaccccccccaggtACCCTTcagacccccctgaccccccccaggtACCcttcagacccccccaaacccccccagaccccccccgggTACCCTtcagacccccccagaccccccagaccccccccggtACCCTTCAGACCCCGCCATTGCCCCCCAGCGCCCCCGTACCGCGGCAGGGGGCTGCCCCACACGTAGAGGCTGCCCACGTAGGAGCAGGCCAGGCTCAGGCAGGCCAGGACGGCGGCCCAGcagggcccgggcccggccgcggcggcggcagcggcggcggcagcgggaggaGCCGGACCCGctcccggggccgctcccggggccgctccagggcccggcccggcccgacccggCGCGGCCCAGGACGAGCCGCCCGCGGCCTCCGACACCGCCAtggcgccgcggggcggggccaggggcggggccgagcgccgcgggggcggggccacagGGCGAGGAGGGCGGGGCACGCGGTGTGGGGCGTGGCCACAGggcggtggggtgggggtgtgggcgTGGCCGCGCGGGAGAGGGCGGGGTGGTGAGATGTGGGCGGGGCGAGGCGATGATGGGCGTGCCGGTAGGCGGGGTTAGTGCAGTTGTGGGTGGGGCCGGGCAGGGAGGTGGGAAACTGGGGAGGAGCTGGTGGAGTACTGGGAttgactgggagaactgggagcgTCCCAGGgaactgggagagactgggggaactgggactgactggggaaactgggactgacagggagaactgggattgactgggagaactgggactgGCAGGGAGAACTGGGAttgactgggagaactgggactgACTGGAGAAACTGGGActgacagggagaactgggattgactgggagaactgggactgGCAGGGAGAACTGGGAttgactgggagaactgggactgACTGGAGAAACTGGGACCGGCAGGGAGAACTGGGAttgactgggagaactgggactgACTAGGGAAACTGGGActgactgggagaactgggattgactgggagaactgggactgACTGGAGAAACTGGGACTGACAGGGAGAACTGAGAttgactgggagaactgggactgACTGGAGAAACTGGGActgacagggagaactgggattgactgggagaactgggactgactggggaaactgggactgacagggagaactgggattgactgggagaactgggactgACTGGAGAAACTGGGACCGGCAGGGAGAACTGGGActgacagggagaactgggactgactggggaaactgggactgactgggagaactgggtctgactggggaaactgggacTGACACGGAGAACTGGGTctgactggggaaactgggacCAACTGGGGGAATTGGGACCAACTAGGGGAACTGGGACCGACTGGGGAAACTGGGACCGACTGGGGAAACTGGGACCGACTGGGAGAACTGGGCCGGCACAGGGAGCCGGGGGGggctccatccctgcccccccTCAGGCCTCCTCCCACTGGCCCAGCGCCGCCACCTCCCGCCGCCACACCTGGGGGGGGGGTtaatgttgggggggggtgtcacccccagtgcccccccctccatcccccccccccccggtctgacctcctccctcctcctcctcctcctcctcgcggGGCCCCTCCgaccctggggggggacacaaagTGGGTGTAAGGagctggggacacacacacacacacacacacaagggggtgcccccccccaaaaaaacccaactcaccCCGCCGCGGGGGGGTCCCGCAGGCCCGTGGCCACCTCCGGGTGACTCGGGCCAAGCTCCGCCTGGTGGCCACGGCCAGCGCCGGGGTGTCCTCGACCTgtgggacacggcgggggggtcacccccattttcccttttcattttttttgcgggggggtgtccccccccctaaaaaaaaaaataaataaaacacaaaaaaaccttcaTGACGCTCAGGCAGCGCCGGCGGAACCGGGCGTTGGTGCTACCGGCCACCACGGCGGCCACGGCGGCCACCACCACGGGCAGGGAGCTGGCCAAGCGCTGGTGGCTCTggaggaaagggagggggggtTAAGGGGTGTTGGTGGGggcccccccctaaaaaaaaataaaaataaatgtggggACGCGTGCCCCCCCCCGACCTCGTAGCAGCGGCGGAGCTCCCCCAGGACGGGGTGGACGAGGGCGCGGAGGCCGCGGGCCAGCGCCGGGCTACTGGCCCGGAGGGTCTGGGCGAGGTGGGTCAGCAGCAGgcggcgggcggctgcggggggacacacacacacacagttggggacccccccgcggGAATGTGGGGGACCCCCCAGAGTGTGAGGACCTTCCCCAgagtgtggggacccccccgagaatgtggggaccccccccgagTGTGAGGACCCCCCCCAgagtgtggggacccccccgagaatgtggggaccccccccagagtgTGAAGACCCCCCTCAgaatgtggggacccccccgagaatgtggggaccccccccagagtgtgaggaccccccccagagtgtggggacccccccgagaatgtggggaccccccccagagtgTGAAGACCCCCCTCAgaatgtggggaccccccccgagTGTGAGGACCCCCCCCAGAGTGTGGGGACCCCCCCTAgaatgtggggaccccccccagagtgTGAGGACCCCCCTCAgaatgtggggacccccccgagaatgtggggaccccccccagagtagaatgtggggaccccccccagagtgtgaggaccccccccagagtgtggggacccccccgagaatgtggggaccccccccagagtgTGAAGACCCCCCTCAgaatgtggggacccccccgagaatgtggggaccccccccagagtgtgaggaccccccccagagtgtggggacccccccgagaatgtggggaccccccccagagtgTGAAGACCCCCCTCAgaatgtggggacccccccgagaATGTGAGGACCCCCCCCCgagtgtggggaccccccccagagtgTGGGGATTCCCCCGAGAATGTGGGGGACCCCCCCCGAGTGTGAGGACCCCCCCCAGAGTGTGGGGACCCCCCCTAgaatgtggggaccccccccagagtgTGAGGACCCCCCTCAgaatgtggggacccccccgagaatgtggggaccccccccagagtgtgaggaccccccccagagtgtggggacccccccgagaatgtggggaccccccccagagtgtgaggaccccccccagagtgtggggacccccccgagaATGTGGGGGACCCCCCCCGAGTGTGATGACCCCCCCCAGAGTGTAGGGACCCCCCCCAGAATGTGGGACACCCCCCCCAGACTGtggcgcccccccccccaccagaTTGCAGAGACACCCCCAAAACCAGAGTGACAGCACCGGagcttggggacccccccaggacctcagggacccccccagactgtgggggacccccccccaaaagaaGGCAGAACCCCCCCAGaaccttggggacccccccagactCTGAGGACCCCCCCCAGGACCTCAgcgaccccccccaaaacctcgaGGATCCCCCCAAGACCTTGAGGACCCCCCCAGACTATGGAGACACCCCCCCCCTAaaacaagccccccccccccccaagaccctgCGGACGCCCCCCCAGGACCTCAGGGATCCCCTCCAGGTtctcagggacccccccccagatTTCAGGGCCCCCCCCCTggattttggggtgtcccccccccaaaataatcCTCACCGGCGTCGTACTGCTGGAAGGGATCCTCGTGgcggaggaagaggaagaggaggagggtttgggggggcccgtccccgcccggggcccccccctcCTGCCGCAGGTCAAAGGTGACATCGGGGGGCACCAATCCTGGGGGGACACAAAttgagagggggggggggacacccctcacccccccctcggtgtgtgtgtccccccccccgaaCCTTCatcgccccccccgggggggtcgCGGGGGGTCGCGGCGAGGCCGAAGCTCCCCCAGTCCGCCAGGCACgaggggtccgggggggggcgcggggggggccccgggagCCCCGCGGGGTCGAACAGAAATAAGTGGGGGGGGGTCAAGGAGAACGGGGGGGACCTTGAACTTGAccttgacacccccccccccaacacccccaacatctcaggggggggtcaggggtttgggggggggctcagggggggttgggggggtcctggggggggggtcaggggttggggggggacaaaggggatttggggggggtcaggggggggtTCATGGGTTGGGGGGGTCtgaagggatttgggggggctcagggggggttggggggggctcagggggggttCATGGGTTGGGGGGGTCtgaagggatttggggggggtcaggggggttgggggtgtcaggggttttggggtgccccccccaggaTATGTGGGCGCGGCgcaggcgggggggcggccggggggggggcgcaggcAGGGCCCCAGCGCGGCGGCAGGGACGAGGCTcaggggcccccccagcccccccgcggccgcgggggggggcacccgcaGGGGGACGGGGGGGCCCCAGCGCGGGTGGATCCTGCTGCAGGGGGGggggccgcccccggggcgcGCCGGCCTGGGGAGAGAgcgggggggggcaagggggtgtCCGGGACCCCCCCAGACCGGTGACCCCCCCCCgatcccagtgacccccccaaaccccctttatcccccccagccccattgttttccccatcccaccactCCCTTGTGTACCCCCCCTCGCGCCCCCCCCatttttatcccccccccccgtgcccccttCCTTGTCCCCCCCCCGTTCTGgtgccccccagaccccccatttttatccccagccccccccatccctgtccccccccccatttccccccgccccccccgtccTTGTTTGCCCCCATTTTCGCCCCCAgtcccccgccgtgccccccccatTTGTGTCCTTCCCCcatttttgccccccccccccgttctggtgcccccctgtcccccccattttcccccccagcgcctcccccgtgccccccccccttatttttgcccccccccccatacgGTGCAAAGTGCCGGCTCTGGACCCGCAGGGGCGCCCCCCCCTGTGCGCAGGAGCTCTCGGGCCTGCGGGACAcagcggggggggacacagggatgggggCCCCCCCCCGACAAACggccccccccaaaatcccccccggacccccccaaacccccccccggggcccccaaAGTGTGTGGGGTGACCCCAGAGCAAAGGGGGTGCCCCAtggtgggggcgggggggtgtctaaaaggtgggggggggctcgtgggggggtccccagggtgtgCGGGGGGGTCTCCAGGTAACGGGggggggtcctcgggggggggtCGCCATGGGGGGGCACTAgagcgggggggtccccaaaaaatGGGAGGGGGGGGCCCAAGGTGAGAGGTGTCccaagggggggggacacaccaaTTGGGGGGTCCCCAgcgtgggggggggggtcttcagggcgggggggtccccatggggggtgtccccagagtgggggggtccccaaaccgGGGGGGTTccagggtgggggggtgtcaccagagtggggggggtccccaaaagtagggggggtgtccccagggcagagAGGtctcaaggggggggggggtgagaaagtgggggtccccagggcggggggggggggcttccTCAGTGTGGGGGGGTCCCTATGGtgcggggggggtccccatggcggggggggggtcccatAGTGTGTGTGGGGGTCCCCAAAATTGcagggggggggtcccggggctcACCCGTAGGTGTACGAGGCCTCGGCGCCGTCCAGGCTGACGCAGAAATGAAATTCCAcctgggggggggccgggggtgggcacggggggggcacgggggggcccccccaaaatccaggggactgtgggggggggtgtgcccccccccggggcggtaCCTCGGGGTGTCCCACGCTCGTCTTGTGCAGGAACCGCCGCAGGGAGACGCAGTCGGAGCCCAGCGagccggggggggcgcggagctgggggggggaccCCGATGGACCCCCCCGGaacgggacccccgggggggggggcagagctgggggggctgctggggtaCAGCGGCCTGGGGGAGCAGCCCAGCACCTCCGAGGGACTGGGACCAGTTTGGGGAACGGTTCAACCCCAGTAAGGAACTGGGACCAGTTTGGGACCCAGTTCATCCCCAGTAAGGAACTGGGACCAGTTTGGGACCCAGTTCAATCCCAGTAAGGAACTGGGACCAGTCTGGGACCCAGTTCATCCCCACCAAGCAACTGGGACCAGTTTGGGACCCGGTTCAACCCCAGTAAGGAACTGGGACCAGTCTGGCAGCCCAGTTCACCCCCAGTAAGGAACTGGGACCAGTTCGGGGAGCAGTTCAACCCCAGTAAGGAACTGGGACCAGTTTGGGACCCGGTTCAACCCCAGTAAGGAACTGGGACCAGTCTGGAACCCGGTTCACCCCCAGTAAGGAACTGGGACCAGTCTGGCAGCCCAGTTCACCCCAGTAAGGAACTGGGACCAGTCTGGGACCCGGTTCACCCCCAGTAAGGAACTGGGACCAGTCTGAGAGCCCAGTTCAACCCCAGTAAGGAACTGGAACCAGTCTGGGACCCGGTTCACCCCCAGTAAGGAACTGGGACCAGTCTGGGACCCGGTTCACCCCCAGTAAGGAACTGGGACCAGTTCGGGGAGCAGTTCAACCCCAGTAAGGAACTGGGACCAGTCTGGGACCCGGTTCACCCCCAGTAAGGAACTGGGACCAGTTTGAGAGCCCAGTTCACCCCAGTAAGGAACTGGGACCAGTCTGGCGGCCCAGTTCACCCCATTACCAAACtgggcccagcccggccccgccccgtcccggggGGGTttggcccccccgtgcccccgttcccccccccccccggccccgctatAATTATCCTCCCGCCCTAATTGCGGCGGctcccggggggggcccggccccgaTTCCCCCCCCCAAGGTCACCCCGGGGTGCGGGAAGGACAAAGGGGGGGGCCCTAAACCTGGGGGGGGCCCTAAACCTGGGGGGGGCCCtaaacctgggggggggggccctaaAACTCGGGGGGGGCCCCAAGTCTCACCTGGAAGGTCAAACGCAGCCGGGCCCGGCGCAGGATCCGGGCGCAAcacggggggggggcgcggggcccccccggcagctccagcaccccccgagcggctggttttgggggggggggagtgtcaggtgggggttttttttggggggtgccagctggattttttttttgggggggggcgccagctggatttttttttttttggggggtgtcaggtggattttttcttttattgggggggtgtcaggtggattttttttttttttgagggggtgtcaggtggatttttttttttttttggggggtgtcaggtggattattttttttttttgagggggtgtcaggtggattttttcttttttttttttttgggggggcgccaggttttttttttttggggggggtgtcaggtggattttttttttttttttggggtgccagatggatttggattttttcttttttttttgggggggtgtcaggtggattttttttttgggggggtgtcagatggatttttttttttgggggggggggggtctctcaCCTCCCCGCAGCGCTTCGGCGTCGATGTCGCGGCTCAGCTCCCCCCCCGCAGCCACTGTGGGGGATAAACCCCTCAgggaagttgggggggggggtgtcccccaaaATTCCAACCctgagacacacccccccccaaaaaaaaaccaacaaacccaccgGTGACGGTGCAgaggggcccccccgggccccccccggcccccaagGTCACCAGCAGCGCCCCCCGtcgtggggtgctgggggggggcaggagcaggaggagccgCTCCAGCACCTGCGGGGACaaaagggggggggacaccccaaaaatcTTTACAGggagccccaggaccccccccgggaccccccaatTTTCCCaaacacccccagggacccccaaaaccttcctcgggacccccagacccccccagggaccccccaaattTTCCAAgatccccccagacccccccaagaCCTTTCCAGACCCCCTCAGgaacccccagacacccccccaagacccccaaaaccttcccagacccccccagacccctccagaCACCCCCAAAACCTTCCTcgggacccccagacccccccaaaaccttcccagacccccccaggaccccccaaaacccccccccaaGTCTCCCCCCCCTCTCTGCTGTCCCAACCCCTaacctcccacccccccccccccaaatcccctccacacccccccccgcaccccaaacccccctcaggacccccccaagacccttcccccccctccttaaCGCCCTTTGCCCCCCCCATCCCTAatgacccccccaaaatccccctctgagggggggctccccccccccaactccgcACCGCCCTCACGGCCTCGTCCGCCATGTCGCgacccccgcccccgccccccgcgagcgccccctggcggcgcggaggagagaaaagggggagggggcgtcagggaccccccccccaaaaaaatttaaatattggGGGGTGTCTCCATGGCAACCGGGGGGGGGAGAGGGCGGAGCCATCGCTGTGGCAACGGGCTGAGGGCGGTTGCTATGGGGATGGGGTTAGGGggcgcctccccccccccccccccaggtcaaagtagtggggacccccccccaattAACCTTCCCCGGGTAGCCACGCCCCCTCGCTGTAACCCCGCCTCCACCCGCCTTAGCCACGCCCCTTCGCCACGCCCCTCCCGGGTGTGATGAGTTGCCGCGGTCTCAGCGCGCTCCGGCACCGC from Athene noctua chromosome 32, bAthNoc1.hap1.1, whole genome shotgun sequence includes the following:
- the RCE1 gene encoding CAAX prenyl protease 2 — protein: MAVSEAAGGSSWAAPGRAGPGPGAAPGAAPGAGPAPPAAAAAAAAAAGPGPCWAAVLACLSLACSYVGSLYVWGSPLPRDHPSVIKRRFTSVLVVSGLSPAFVWLWKELTGVKPDTPLPTLLGLRLEGLVPATLLPLLLTMILFLGPLIQLSMDCPWRWLDGLRVAFDPRFWALCLADVRWLRNQVVAPLTEELVFRACMLPMLVPCTGPGPAVLACPLFFGVAHFHHVIEQLRFRQGSVGAIFMSAAFQFSYTALFGAYTAFIFLRTGHLAGPVLCHSFCNSMGFPAVGAALEHPRRRALLPCYLLGVLLFLFLLPLTEPAFFGGGMDTLCDPKLGGLTPKVCS
- the TOP6BL gene encoding type 2 DNA topoisomerase 6 subunit B-like → MAPPSPPPGGARGGRGRGSRHGGRGREGGAGAAPPAPAPPQHPTTGGAAGDLGGRGGPGGAPLHRHRGCGGGAEPRHRRRSAAGSRSGGAGAAGGAPRPPPVLRPDPAPGPAAFDLPAPRPPRLAGLRLRLPAAVPAQDERGTPRAWTAPRPRTPTGPRAPAHRGGRPCGSRAGTLHRLVPPDVTFDLRQEGGAPGGDGPPQTLLLFLFLRHEDPFQQYDAAARRLLLTHLAQTLRASSPALARGLRALVHPVLGELRRCYESHQRLASSLPVVVAAVAAVVAGSTNARFRRRCLSVMKVEDTPALAVATRRSLARVTRRWPRACGTPPRRGSEGPREEEEEEEGGGQTGGGGDGGGGTGGDTPPQH